From Rhodoferax sp. AJA081-3, the proteins below share one genomic window:
- a CDS encoding M20 aminoacylase family protein: MMGSQAVPTLRANGRAFAQISQFHPELTAFRRDLHAHPELGFEEVYTAARVKEALQVCGVDAVHTGIGKTGLVATIKGRGGNSTRMLGLRADMDALPMTELNDFAWKSSKPGLMHGCGHDGHTAMLVGAARYLAETRNFDGTAVLIFQPGEEGYAGARVMIQDGLFERFPVQAVYSMHNWPAMRPGTVGLTSGPMMASADRVTIEISGRGGHGAHPYQTIDPVVVAAHIITAIQSIVSRNVRATESAVISICAMQAGDLGAMSVVPGKATLVGTVRTFNPAVQDLVERRLNELCSAVALGFGATATVHYERIYPATINSAEETRFAGDVAESLVGPDHVVRDLEPSMGSEDFSFMLQVKPGAYMRLGQGAENGVGSCLLHNTRYDFNDDVLPLGAALYAGLVEQSMP; this comes from the coding sequence ATGATGGGTTCGCAGGCAGTTCCAACCTTGAGGGCCAATGGCCGGGCCTTTGCCCAGATCTCCCAGTTCCACCCCGAGCTCACCGCCTTTCGGCGCGACCTGCACGCCCATCCCGAGCTGGGGTTTGAAGAGGTTTACACGGCGGCGCGGGTCAAAGAGGCCTTGCAGGTGTGTGGTGTGGATGCCGTCCATACCGGCATTGGCAAGACAGGCCTGGTCGCCACGATCAAAGGGCGTGGCGGCAACAGCACCCGCATGCTGGGCCTGCGGGCCGACATGGACGCCCTGCCCATGACCGAGCTCAACGACTTTGCGTGGAAGTCCTCCAAGCCGGGTCTGATGCACGGTTGCGGCCACGACGGCCATACCGCCATGCTGGTGGGCGCGGCACGTTACCTGGCCGAAACCCGCAACTTCGATGGCACAGCCGTGCTGATATTTCAGCCGGGTGAAGAGGGGTACGCGGGCGCGCGGGTCATGATCCAGGACGGCCTGTTTGAGCGTTTTCCGGTGCAGGCCGTCTACAGCATGCACAACTGGCCGGCCATGCGCCCCGGTACCGTGGGTCTAACCAGCGGCCCGATGATGGCATCTGCGGACCGCGTCACGATAGAGATTTCTGGCCGGGGCGGGCATGGCGCCCACCCTTACCAGACGATTGACCCCGTTGTGGTCGCTGCCCACATCATCACGGCCATCCAGAGCATCGTTTCGCGCAACGTGCGTGCTACCGAAAGTGCCGTCATCAGCATCTGCGCTATGCAGGCCGGTGACCTGGGTGCCATGAGTGTGGTGCCCGGCAAGGCGACCCTGGTCGGCACGGTGCGCACCTTCAACCCCGCGGTGCAGGATCTGGTGGAGCGCCGGCTCAACGAGCTGTGCAGTGCGGTGGCACTGGGTTTTGGCGCCACAGCCACTGTGCATTACGAACGCATTTACCCGGCCACCATCAACTCGGCGGAAGAGACGCGTTTTGCCGGGGATGTGGCGGAGAGCTTGGTAGGCCCCGACCATGTGGTGCGTGACCTGGAGCCCAGCATGGGCTCAGAAGACTTTTCCTTCATGCTGCAGGTCAAGCCTGGCGCTTATATGCGCCTGGGGCAGGGCGCCGAGAACGGGGTTGGCAGTTGCCTGTTGCACAACACCCGTTACGACTTCAATGACGATGTTTTGCCACTGGGCGCGGCCTTGTATGCCGGCCTGGTGGAGCAATCCATGCCCTAA
- a CDS encoding ABC transporter permease, with protein sequence MKTLFNRWWHGDVGYSFRTSPTAVFAALIALICVVSALFAPWIAPHNPFDLTTLQLDNARLPPSWSLGGKSEYFLGTDDQGRDILSAIMYGARISLAVGLASVVLSLLVGVSLGLMAGFLGGWVDGLLMRLCDVMLSFPAILVALLIAGVGRALFPNAHESLAFGVLIVSISLTGWVQYARTVRGSTLVERNKEYVQAARVTGVAPLRIMRKHVLPNVLGPVLVLATIQVATAIITEATLSFLGVGAPPTSPSLGTLIRVGNDYLFSGEWWITIFPGAMLVLIALSVNLLGDWLRDALNPRLR encoded by the coding sequence TTGAAAACCTTGTTTAACCGATGGTGGCATGGTGATGTGGGCTACAGCTTTCGCACATCACCCACGGCCGTGTTCGCCGCGCTGATCGCGCTGATCTGTGTCGTCAGCGCACTGTTTGCGCCTTGGATTGCGCCCCACAACCCGTTTGATTTAACAACACTGCAACTGGACAATGCCCGGCTTCCACCCTCCTGGAGCCTGGGCGGAAAATCCGAGTACTTTCTAGGCACCGACGACCAGGGGCGCGACATCTTGTCCGCCATCATGTACGGTGCCCGCATCTCCCTGGCCGTGGGTCTGGCCTCTGTGGTGCTGTCGCTGTTGGTCGGCGTGAGCCTAGGCCTGATGGCTGGTTTCCTGGGAGGATGGGTGGATGGCTTGCTCATGCGCCTGTGTGATGTGATGTTGTCCTTCCCCGCCATTCTGGTGGCCCTGTTGATAGCGGGTGTGGGCCGAGCCCTGTTCCCTAACGCCCACGAGTCGCTCGCATTTGGTGTGCTGATTGTCTCCATCTCCTTAACCGGCTGGGTGCAATACGCGCGGACCGTGCGGGGCAGTACCCTGGTCGAGCGCAACAAAGAGTATGTGCAGGCAGCCCGTGTGACCGGGGTTGCGCCCCTGCGCATCATGCGCAAGCATGTATTGCCCAATGTTCTGGGGCCTGTATTGGTGTTGGCCACCATCCAGGTGGCCACAGCCATCATCACGGAGGCCACCCTGTCGTTCCTGGGTGTGGGCGCGCCGCCCACATCGCCTTCCCTGGGCACCCTGATCCGTGTTGGCAACGACTATCTGTTTTCAGGCGAGTGGTGGATCACGATTTTCCCCGGCGCCATGCTGGTCCTGATCGCCCTCAGCGTCAACTTGCTGGGCGACTGGCTGCGCGACGCCCTCAACCCCCGTTTGCGGTAA
- a CDS encoding DUF2726 domain-containing protein has protein sequence MLFFALFFLAGLGLGAVLLYGYQRRQARAQRRIPRDWPLAVRPLVNNREKLVWVWLAKVMFDQQILVKLPVTRFTAPKHGTDAAHWYHLLNGVYCTFTVCSMEGQIIGCIDVPGPQGLSMSNQTLKHNLLSHCGIHYLVVDPTNLPHLIQIRTAFLGEHAARGTGQNSQLESQFRDVRENLQAIVDRKRHGKNSAMAQLDAAMPNTSEYAESQQLAPGWEQNSFVTPLDSRSAGLGR, from the coding sequence ATGTTGTTTTTTGCCTTATTTTTTCTCGCAGGCTTGGGTTTGGGCGCAGTCCTGCTCTACGGCTACCAGCGCCGGCAAGCCCGCGCACAACGCCGCATACCGCGGGATTGGCCATTGGCCGTGCGCCCGCTGGTCAACAACCGCGAAAAACTGGTCTGGGTCTGGCTGGCTAAGGTCATGTTTGACCAGCAAATCCTGGTCAAGCTGCCGGTCACCCGCTTTACGGCCCCCAAACACGGCACCGATGCAGCCCACTGGTACCACCTGCTCAACGGTGTGTACTGCACGTTTACCGTGTGCAGTATGGAGGGCCAGATCATCGGCTGCATCGATGTGCCCGGCCCGCAGGGCCTGTCCATGAGCAACCAGACGCTCAAGCACAACCTGCTGTCGCACTGCGGTATCCACTACCTGGTGGTGGACCCGACCAACCTGCCCCATCTGATCCAGATACGCACGGCCTTCCTGGGTGAACATGCGGCGCGCGGCACCGGGCAAAATAGCCAGCTGGAATCCCAGTTCCGGGATGTACGCGAAAACCTGCAGGCCATCGTGGACCGCAAGCGCCATGGCAAAAACAGTGCAATGGCGCAGTTGGACGCCGCCATGCCCAACACCTCTGAATACGCCGAAAGCCAGCAACTTGCGCCGGGCTGGGAACAAAACTCCTTCGTGACGCCGCTGGACAGCCGCTCCGCAGGGCTGGGCCGTTAG
- a CDS encoding ABC transporter ATP-binding protein, with product MSITTQPLVRATDLAKTFDVSAPWLNRVIERKTKMLLKAVNGVSFDIERGKTLALVGESGCGKSTVARLLVGLYEPTRGGFQFDGEDAHAAFKTAEGRKLRRRVQMVFQDPYASLNPRWTVGDIIAEPLREHEILSDTAEIDQRVGELLQSVGLSALDRVKFPHQFSGGQRQRISIARALATQPEFLVCDEPTSALDVSVQAQVLNIMKDLQRKHGLTYLFISHNLAVVRHVSDQVGVMYLGGLVELADKHTLFDTPRHPYTRMLLDAIPKMHDTGKARTAVAGEVPNPLNPPTGCAFHPRCPHANTRCSNEKPEMLAQAGVRVACHAVQEGRI from the coding sequence ATGAGCATCACTACGCAACCTTTGGTCCGCGCAACGGACCTGGCCAAAACCTTTGACGTGTCTGCCCCCTGGCTCAACCGCGTCATCGAGCGCAAGACCAAGATGCTGCTCAAAGCCGTCAATGGTGTGAGCTTTGACATCGAACGCGGCAAGACCTTGGCCCTGGTCGGCGAGTCCGGCTGTGGCAAAAGCACCGTGGCGCGCTTGCTGGTAGGCCTGTACGAGCCCACGCGGGGCGGTTTTCAGTTCGACGGTGAAGACGCACACGCAGCCTTCAAAACGGCGGAAGGCCGCAAGTTGCGCCGGCGCGTGCAAATGGTGTTCCAAGACCCCTATGCAAGCCTGAACCCCCGTTGGACCGTGGGCGACATCATTGCCGAGCCGCTGCGCGAACATGAAATCCTGTCGGACACGGCCGAAATCGACCAACGCGTGGGTGAGTTGCTGCAGTCGGTGGGCCTGTCTGCATTGGACCGCGTGAAGTTTCCCCACCAGTTCTCGGGCGGGCAGCGGCAGCGTATTTCCATCGCACGGGCCTTGGCCACCCAGCCGGAATTCCTGGTCTGTGACGAGCCCACATCCGCGCTGGACGTCAGTGTGCAGGCCCAGGTTCTCAACATCATGAAAGACCTGCAGCGCAAGCACGGTCTCACCTACCTTTTCATATCCCACAACCTCGCGGTGGTGCGCCATGTGAGTGACCAGGTGGGCGTGATGTATTTGGGTGGGCTGGTGGAACTGGCGGACAAACACACCCTGTTTGACACCCCGCGCCACCCATACACACGCATGCTGCTGGACGCCATCCCCAAGATGCACGACACCGGCAAGGCACGCACGGCCGTGGCCGGTGAGGTACCCAACCCACTCAACCCGCCCACGGGTTGTGCCTTTCACCCCCGCTGCCCCCATGCCAACACCCGTTGCAGCAACGAAAAGCCGGAGATGCTGGCGCAAGCGGGCGTGCGTGTGGCCTGCCACGCGGTGCAAGAGGGGCGCATTTAG
- a CDS encoding YncE family protein — translation MLAALCGVLALPTAALAQAKPPVFVLNSLDATISVIDPVSWKETKRITTGKEPHHMYLTPDQKSIIIANALSDSLTFIDPATAEVQRTVRGILDPYQLSFSPDMKWFVTAANRLNHVDIYRWDGTDMVLAKRVATGKTPSHIWIDSTSKTIFCTMQDSDELVAIDISTQTIKWRTKTGAMPADVFGTPDDKFILVGLTGGDGVEVYDVSGPTPKFKQHIKTDKGAHAFRSMGDKRHVLVSNRVANTISKIDFLNLSVVDSYPAPSGPDCMDVTADGRFIYVTSRWAGKLSVIDTTIRKVVRQVKVGKSPHGVWTLDHVARR, via the coding sequence GTGTTGGCCGCCTTGTGTGGGGTGCTCGCCTTGCCCACCGCGGCCCTGGCACAGGCCAAGCCACCGGTGTTTGTGCTGAACTCGCTGGATGCCACCATCAGTGTGATCGACCCGGTGAGCTGGAAGGAGACCAAGCGCATCACCACCGGCAAAGAGCCGCACCACATGTACCTGACGCCGGATCAGAAGTCCATCATCATTGCCAATGCGCTGAGCGACTCACTGACCTTTATCGACCCCGCCACCGCCGAAGTCCAGCGCACTGTGCGCGGCATACTGGACCCCTACCAGCTGAGCTTTTCGCCCGACATGAAGTGGTTTGTCACCGCCGCCAACCGCCTCAACCATGTGGACATCTACCGCTGGGATGGCACCGACATGGTGCTGGCCAAACGGGTTGCCACCGGAAAAACACCCAGCCACATCTGGATCGACAGCACCAGCAAGACCATTTTCTGCACCATGCAGGACAGTGATGAGCTGGTGGCGATCGACATCAGCACCCAAACCATCAAGTGGCGCACCAAAACCGGGGCCATGCCAGCCGATGTGTTTGGCACACCCGACGACAAGTTCATCTTGGTGGGCCTGACCGGCGGTGACGGTGTGGAGGTGTACGACGTGAGCGGGCCGACCCCGAAGTTCAAACAACACATCAAGACCGACAAGGGCGCACATGCCTTCCGCTCCATGGGTGACAAGCGCCATGTGCTGGTCAGCAACCGGGTGGCCAACACCATCAGCAAGATCGACTTTTTGAACCTGAGCGTGGTGGACTCCTACCCCGCACCCAGTGGACCGGATTGTATGGATGTGACGGCGGACGGCCGCTTCATTTATGTGACGTCGCGCTGGGCGGGCAAGCTCTCGGTGATCGACACCACAATCCGCAAGGTGGTGCGCCAGGTCAAGGTGGGTAAATCACCCCACGGCGTCTGGACGCTGGACCATGTGGCGCGGCGCTGA
- a CDS encoding ABC transporter permease, with the protein MFAFIVRRLAQAALVMVTVALISFMLFQYVGDPVVFLLGQDATQEQIRELRQALGLDQPFIVQFWHFLANAAQGEFGFSLRQGTKVSALIAERFPATLELALVAAVLALAVGIPMGVYAALRRGTFLSQVFMTLSLVGVSLPTFLIGILLILVFAVTLGWFPSFGRGEVMRIGWWTSGLLTAKGWHHIVLPAVTLAIFQLTLIMRLVRAEMLEVLRTDYIKFARARGLTTRAVHFGHALKNTLVPVMTITGLQLGGLIAFAIITETVFQWPGMGLLFIQAVTFADIPVMAAYLCLIALIFVVINLIVDLLYFAVDPRLRVGKSGSH; encoded by the coding sequence ATGTTTGCATTCATAGTACGGCGCCTGGCGCAAGCGGCATTGGTGATGGTCACCGTTGCCCTGATTTCCTTCATGCTGTTCCAGTATGTAGGGGATCCTGTTGTATTCCTGCTGGGCCAGGACGCCACCCAAGAGCAAATTCGTGAGCTGCGCCAAGCCTTGGGCCTGGACCAGCCCTTTATTGTTCAGTTCTGGCACTTTTTGGCCAATGCGGCACAAGGCGAATTCGGTTTCAGTTTGCGCCAGGGCACCAAGGTCTCAGCGCTGATCGCAGAGCGTTTTCCGGCAACGCTGGAACTCGCGTTGGTGGCGGCTGTTCTCGCGCTGGCGGTCGGCATACCCATGGGGGTTTACGCTGCACTGCGCAGGGGCACTTTCCTCAGCCAAGTGTTCATGACGCTGTCGTTGGTCGGTGTTTCTTTGCCCACATTCCTGATCGGCATTCTGCTGATTCTGGTGTTTGCGGTGACCCTGGGCTGGTTCCCCAGTTTCGGTCGCGGTGAAGTGATGCGTATCGGCTGGTGGACCAGTGGTTTGCTGACTGCCAAAGGCTGGCACCACATTGTGTTGCCCGCTGTCACTCTGGCTATTTTTCAGCTCACGCTGATCATGCGGCTGGTGCGTGCAGAAATGCTGGAAGTGCTGCGCACGGACTACATCAAGTTTGCCCGTGCACGGGGTCTGACCACACGGGCCGTCCACTTCGGCCACGCGCTCAAGAACACGCTGGTGCCCGTCATGACGATCACCGGTCTCCAACTGGGCGGGCTCATTGCATTCGCCATCATCACCGAGACGGTGTTCCAGTGGCCGGGTATGGGTCTGTTGTTCATCCAGGCGGTCACGTTTGCCGACATCCCGGTGATGGCGGCTTACCTGTGCCTGATTGCGCTGATCTTTGTGGTGATTAACCTCATCGTGGACTTGTTGTACTTTGCCGTGGACCCACGCTTGCGCGTCGGCAAGTCCGGTAGCCATTGA
- a CDS encoding polysaccharide deacetylase family protein, which translates to MWRGADNLRFAIFLIAIGLVSTGAIAQKSCERTLYLTLDTGHMEVAPLIAEVLKRQDVKVTFFGANERTKTGDGSLGRDWAPWWKARAAEGHAFASHTWDHVYWRADLPGEPLRFRMRPSAGPQEGQESVWTAAQYCAQINQASQRLQELTGQKPLPLFRAPGGKTSPQLLAAAKACGYAHVGWAPAGFLGDELPSERFSNDALLTKALRTIRSGDILMAHLGIWSRKDPWAPAVLEPLITGLKARGFCFHTLREHPAYSGWIAAQNP; encoded by the coding sequence ATGTGGCGCGGCGCTGACAACCTACGATTCGCTATTTTTTTAATAGCGATAGGTCTAGTATCGACGGGGGCTATAGCCCAAAAATCCTGTGAACGAACGCTGTACCTGACACTGGACACCGGCCATATGGAGGTGGCGCCTTTGATCGCCGAGGTGCTCAAGCGCCAGGACGTCAAGGTCACCTTCTTTGGCGCCAACGAACGCACCAAGACCGGCGACGGCAGCCTGGGCCGCGATTGGGCGCCGTGGTGGAAAGCGCGTGCCGCCGAGGGCCACGCCTTTGCCTCCCACACCTGGGACCACGTGTACTGGCGTGCCGACCTGCCGGGCGAGCCGCTGCGTTTTCGGATGCGCCCGTCGGCCGGCCCCCAGGAGGGGCAGGAGTCGGTGTGGACCGCTGCCCAGTACTGCGCCCAAATCAATCAGGCCAGCCAGCGCTTGCAGGAACTCACGGGCCAGAAGCCCCTGCCGCTGTTTCGCGCACCCGGGGGCAAAACCTCGCCCCAATTGTTGGCCGCCGCCAAGGCCTGTGGTTATGCCCATGTGGGCTGGGCACCGGCCGGATTTTTGGGGGACGAGTTGCCCAGTGAACGCTTCAGCAACGACGCCTTGTTGACCAAGGCCCTGCGCACGATCCGCAGTGGCGATATCCTGATGGCGCACCTGGGTATCTGGTCCCGCAAAGACCCTTGGGCCCCCGCCGTGCTGGAGCCGTTGATCACCGGGCTCAAAGCCAGGGGTTTTTGTTTCCATACCCTGCGTGAACATCCCGCCTACAGCGGCTGGATTGCAGCGCAGAATCCTTGA
- a CDS encoding ABC transporter ATP-binding protein: MSLLQVKNLVVEFPSRKGTLRALDDISFDIAPGEILGVVGESGAGKSLTGAAIIGLLEPPGRVGSGEILLEGQRIDNLPYAQMRAIRGRKIGAIFQDPLTSLNPLYSVGRQLIETITTHLPLNASQARARAIELLKDTGIPAAEQRIDHYPHQFSGGMRQRVVIALALAAEPKLIVADEPTTALDVSIQAQIITLLKTICKERGAAVMLITHDMGVIAETCDRVAVMYAGRIAEIGPVHDVINQPSHPYTAGLMACIPDMSQDRENLHQIDGAMPRLNAIPQGCAFNPRCTKTIAKCGVQRPDLLKAGNTDAACWLHEAGGAA, from the coding sequence ATGAGCTTGCTTCAAGTAAAAAATCTGGTGGTGGAGTTTCCATCACGCAAGGGCACCCTGCGTGCCCTGGACGACATTTCTTTTGACATCGCGCCCGGCGAAATCCTGGGCGTAGTGGGTGAATCCGGTGCCGGCAAGTCCCTCACGGGCGCCGCGATCATCGGCCTGCTGGAACCACCGGGCCGCGTGGGCAGCGGAGAAATCCTGCTGGAAGGCCAGCGCATCGACAACCTGCCCTACGCGCAAATGCGCGCCATACGCGGCCGCAAGATCGGTGCCATTTTCCAGGACCCGCTAACGTCGTTGAACCCCCTGTACTCCGTGGGGCGGCAGCTGATCGAAACCATCACCACCCACCTGCCACTGAATGCCAGCCAGGCACGTGCACGTGCCATTGAGCTGCTGAAAGACACCGGTATCCCCGCGGCCGAACAGCGCATTGACCACTACCCCCACCAGTTCTCCGGTGGCATGCGCCAGCGTGTGGTGATCGCCCTGGCACTGGCTGCAGAGCCCAAACTCATCGTCGCCGATGAGCCGACCACGGCACTGGATGTGTCCATCCAGGCGCAGATCATTACCTTGCTCAAGACCATCTGCAAGGAGCGCGGCGCCGCAGTGATGCTGATCACCCACGACATGGGTGTCATCGCCGAGACCTGTGACCGTGTGGCCGTGATGTACGCGGGGCGTATTGCCGAAATTGGACCTGTGCACGATGTGATCAACCAACCGTCGCACCCCTACACCGCCGGCCTGATGGCCTGTATTCCCGACATGAGCCAAGACCGCGAAAACCTCCACCAGATTGATGGTGCCATGCCCCGACTCAACGCAATCCCACAAGGCTGCGCATTTAACCCGCGTTGCACCAAGACCATTGCCAAGTGCGGTGTGCAGCGCCCCGACTTGTTGAAGGCCGGCAACACCGACGCCGCCTGCTGGTTGCACGAAGCAGGGGGTGCCGCATGA
- a CDS encoding pseudouridine synthase, translated as MQLQEILYSQGFGTRRVCAGLVQQGFVQVYMENGAVAPVTITDSAMEFIATGLRFRVQGVDWEYFEKAYVLLNKPAGTECSQKPSTYPSIYTLLPSPLRLRPQKSAVQGVQAVGRLDQDTTGLLLLSDDGQFIHQMSSPKKHSPKVYEVTAKHPLDDKQVQRLLAGVVLDDDPKPVKAAACEIVDADGARLHLRLTLTEGKYHQVKRMLAAVGNRVEGLHRSRIGALELGDLATGQWRWLRADDLQKLAVKGV; from the coding sequence ATGCAGTTACAGGAAATACTTTATTCACAGGGTTTTGGCACACGGCGCGTGTGCGCGGGGCTGGTACAGCAGGGTTTTGTCCAGGTCTATATGGAGAATGGGGCTGTAGCCCCCGTAACCATTACCGATTCCGCTATGGAATTTATAGCGACTGGTTTGCGCTTCCGGGTTCAGGGCGTGGACTGGGAGTATTTCGAGAAGGCCTATGTGCTGCTGAACAAGCCCGCCGGCACCGAATGTTCGCAAAAACCGTCCACCTACCCCAGCATCTACACCCTGCTGCCGTCCCCGCTGCGCCTGCGCCCGCAAAAGAGCGCGGTGCAGGGTGTGCAGGCCGTGGGCCGGCTGGACCAGGACACGACCGGCCTTCTGCTGCTCAGCGACGACGGCCAGTTCATCCACCAGATGAGTTCGCCCAAAAAACACAGCCCCAAGGTGTATGAAGTGACCGCCAAACACCCGCTGGACGACAAACAGGTGCAGCGCCTGCTGGCCGGTGTGGTGCTGGACGACGACCCCAAGCCCGTGAAAGCCGCAGCGTGCGAAATTGTGGATGCCGACGGCGCCCGCCTGCACCTGCGCCTGACCCTGACCGAGGGCAAGTACCACCAGGTCAAACGTATGCTGGCCGCGGTGGGCAACCGGGTGGAGGGTTTGCACCGCTCACGCATCGGTGCGCTGGAGTTGGGAGACCTGGCGACGGGGCAATGGCGCTGGTTGCGGGCGGATGATTTGCAAAAACTGGCGGTAAAAGGCGTCTGA
- a CDS encoding ABC transporter substrate-binding protein yields MKLKILALAATLAFGATALQAKTFKWSSASDIATWDIHSQNNALQNGIHAAVYESFVYYNSKTFKLEPVLATSWKEISPTQMRFTLRTGVKFHDGSPLTTDDAVFSIQRAMMPTSNFSPYIQGVDKVVKVDDKTFDVFTKTPNPVLLNQMTELRVMSKAWAEKNKSVAPKDIKTQEENFAHRNAMGTGPYMLKEWLPDQKLVLTQNKAWWGKADTNVTEIVYTPVKAVATRMAALLSGEVDLVLDPSPQDLPRVRANPELKVMDGVENRTIFFGMDQHRDELVGSNIKGKNPLKDVRVRKALYQAIDADAITRVTMRGLGQATGAIVAPQVTGWTEAVHKRHPFDVAAAQKLLADAGYKDGFEVDFACPNNRYINDEQICQAVTAMWSRIGVKAKLRTLPLVTYFPMIQRNEASIYMLGWGVPTFDALYSLQSLVRSVGAGGDGNYNVGRYSNPQMDALVERTKKETDLKLRTELLTKALQLHNDDVANIPLHNQVIPWAMKKNIQVVHRADNRLDWRLIQVK; encoded by the coding sequence ATGAAACTCAAGATACTCGCTCTGGCCGCTACCCTGGCATTTGGAGCAACCGCACTGCAGGCCAAAACATTCAAATGGTCCAGCGCCAGTGACATTGCAACCTGGGATATCCACTCTCAAAACAATGCACTTCAAAACGGTATCCATGCTGCCGTGTACGAAAGCTTTGTCTACTACAACAGCAAGACCTTCAAGCTGGAACCTGTGTTGGCAACTTCATGGAAAGAAATCAGCCCCACCCAGATGCGCTTCACTTTGCGCACTGGCGTTAAGTTTCATGATGGCAGCCCGCTAACAACCGACGACGCTGTGTTCTCCATCCAGCGCGCCATGATGCCCACCTCCAACTTCAGCCCCTACATCCAGGGCGTGGACAAAGTGGTCAAGGTCGATGACAAAACTTTCGACGTTTTCACCAAGACTCCCAACCCCGTGTTGCTCAACCAAATGACCGAACTGCGCGTCATGAGCAAGGCCTGGGCAGAGAAGAACAAGTCGGTGGCGCCCAAGGACATCAAGACACAAGAAGAAAACTTTGCACACCGCAATGCCATGGGCACTGGACCCTACATGCTCAAGGAATGGCTGCCTGACCAGAAGCTGGTGCTGACGCAAAACAAGGCGTGGTGGGGCAAGGCCGACACCAACGTGACCGAAATTGTCTACACCCCCGTCAAGGCGGTTGCAACCCGTATGGCTGCACTGCTGTCGGGTGAAGTGGATCTGGTGCTGGACCCCAGCCCGCAGGATCTGCCCCGCGTGCGTGCCAACCCCGAGCTGAAGGTCATGGATGGCGTGGAAAACCGCACCATTTTCTTCGGCATGGACCAGCACCGTGACGAGCTGGTGGGCAGCAACATCAAGGGCAAGAACCCCCTGAAGGATGTGCGCGTGCGCAAGGCCCTGTACCAGGCGATTGATGCAGACGCCATCACCCGCGTCACCATGCGTGGGCTGGGCCAAGCCACAGGTGCCATCGTGGCACCGCAGGTCACGGGCTGGACAGAAGCCGTGCACAAGCGCCACCCCTTTGACGTGGCAGCCGCCCAGAAGCTGCTGGCCGATGCCGGATACAAGGACGGTTTCGAGGTGGACTTTGCCTGCCCCAACAACCGCTACATCAATGACGAGCAGATCTGCCAGGCCGTCACCGCGATGTGGTCGCGTATCGGTGTAAAGGCCAAGCTGCGCACCCTGCCCCTGGTCACCTACTTCCCCATGATCCAGCGCAACGAAGCCAGCATCTACATGCTGGGCTGGGGTGTTCCTACCTTTGATGCCCTCTACAGCCTGCAATCCCTGGTGCGCTCCGTGGGCGCCGGTGGTGACGGCAACTACAACGTTGGCCGCTACAGCAACCCCCAGATGGATGCCCTGGTGGAACGTACCAAGAAAGAAACAGACCTGAAGCTGCGCACCGAACTGCTGACCAAAGCACTGCAGCTGCACAACGACGATGTTGCCAATATTCCATTGCACAACCAGGTCATTCCTTGGGCAATGAAGAAGAACATTCAGGTTGTTCACCGTGCCGACAACCGTCTGGACTGGCGCCTGATCCAAGTCAAGTAA